One Miscanthus floridulus cultivar M001 chromosome 11, ASM1932011v1, whole genome shotgun sequence DNA window includes the following coding sequences:
- the LOC136493090 gene encoding uncharacterized protein isoform X1, which translates to MIYLQEYYKRNSPEVLARQVEANAATVPDLNGDDGNDVTTLFNLCINLEDQLLNTLSSCDKKHNVDEISLKDKLTSFAHQTTIVEYAGFTTTSVALKCIMAETYLLFELLKSKTGMVREVIVCSRIRKLAFGFMTYKGPRCVEAAATMMAVTKEAKLMRELLKNKCEESIGPFSWSVFVRERTFDAMFRISKECSVVEESTGGNTASKLIYDESFDKNPSKKELVNKDNLLQRNKMNQNTKDLYKLGQLTI; encoded by the exons ATGATTTACCTACAGGAATATTATAAGCGCAATTCTCCTGAAGTGTTGGCACGTCAAGTGGAAGCCAATGCTGCCACTGTTCCTGATCTCAATGGAGATGATGGGAATGACGTGACAACCCTGTTCAACTTG TGTATCAATCTGGAGGATCAACTTTTGAATACGCTGAGCTCCTGTGATAAAAAACACAATGTTGATGAGATCAGCCTGAAGGACAAGCTCACCAGCTTTGCCCATCAAACAACTATCGTGGAATATGCTGGATTTACGACCACCAGCGTTGCCTTAAAG TGTATTATGGCGGAGACTTATTTGTTGTTCGAGTTGCTAAAATCCAAGACTGGAATGGTACGCGAAGTCATCGTCTGCTCCAGGATTCGGAAGTTGGCCTTCGGATTTATGACCTACAAAGGACCTCGATGTGTTGAAGCTGCTGCCACCATGATG GCCGTCACAAAGGAGGCCAAGTTGATGCGTGAGTTGCTGAAGAACAAGTGTGAGGAAAGTATTGGTCCATTTTCATGGAGCGTCTTTGTCAGGGAACGAACCTTTGATGCCATGTTCAGAATATCGAAGGAATGTTCTGTTGTGGAAGAGTCCACGGG GGGCAACACTGCTTCTAAATTGATATATGATGAATCTTTTGACAAGAATCCTTCCAAGAAGGAACTAGTTAATAAGGATAACCTGCTGCAAAGGAACAAGATGAACCAAAATACCAAG GATTTGTACAAACTAGGACAATTGACCATCTGA
- the LOC136493090 gene encoding uncharacterized protein isoform X3 — MIYLQEYYKRNSPEVLARQVEANAATVPDLNGDDGNDVTTLFNLCINLEDQLLNTLSSCDKKHNVDEISLKDKLTSFAHQTTIVEYAGFTTTSVALKCIMAETYLLFELLKSKTGMVREVIVCSRIRKLAFGFMTYKGPRCVEAAATMMAVTKEAKLMRELLKNKCEESIGPFSWSVFVRERTFDAMFRISKECSVVEESTGICTN, encoded by the exons ATGATTTACCTACAGGAATATTATAAGCGCAATTCTCCTGAAGTGTTGGCACGTCAAGTGGAAGCCAATGCTGCCACTGTTCCTGATCTCAATGGAGATGATGGGAATGACGTGACAACCCTGTTCAACTTG TGTATCAATCTGGAGGATCAACTTTTGAATACGCTGAGCTCCTGTGATAAAAAACACAATGTTGATGAGATCAGCCTGAAGGACAAGCTCACCAGCTTTGCCCATCAAACAACTATCGTGGAATATGCTGGATTTACGACCACCAGCGTTGCCTTAAAG TGTATTATGGCGGAGACTTATTTGTTGTTCGAGTTGCTAAAATCCAAGACTGGAATGGTACGCGAAGTCATCGTCTGCTCCAGGATTCGGAAGTTGGCCTTCGGATTTATGACCTACAAAGGACCTCGATGTGTTGAAGCTGCTGCCACCATGATG GCCGTCACAAAGGAGGCCAAGTTGATGCGTGAGTTGCTGAAGAACAAGTGTGAGGAAAGTATTGGTCCATTTTCATGGAGCGTCTTTGTCAGGGAACGAACCTTTGATGCCATGTTCAGAATATCGAAGGAATGTTCTGTTGTGGAAGAGTCCACGGG GATTTGTACAAACTAG
- the LOC136493090 gene encoding uncharacterized protein isoform X2, translating into MIYLQEYYKRNSPEVLARQVEANAATVPDLNGDDGNDVTTLFNLCINLEDQLLNTLSSCDKKHNVDEISLKDKLTSFAHQTTIVEYAGFTTTSVALKCIMAETYLLFELLKSKTGMVREVIVCSRIRKLAFGFMTYKGPRCVEAAATMMAVTKEAKLMRELLKNKCEESIGPFSWSVFVRERTFDAMFRISKECSVVEESTGGNTASKLIYDESFDKNPSKKELVNKDNLLQRNKMNQNTKRQDLL; encoded by the exons ATGATTTACCTACAGGAATATTATAAGCGCAATTCTCCTGAAGTGTTGGCACGTCAAGTGGAAGCCAATGCTGCCACTGTTCCTGATCTCAATGGAGATGATGGGAATGACGTGACAACCCTGTTCAACTTG TGTATCAATCTGGAGGATCAACTTTTGAATACGCTGAGCTCCTGTGATAAAAAACACAATGTTGATGAGATCAGCCTGAAGGACAAGCTCACCAGCTTTGCCCATCAAACAACTATCGTGGAATATGCTGGATTTACGACCACCAGCGTTGCCTTAAAG TGTATTATGGCGGAGACTTATTTGTTGTTCGAGTTGCTAAAATCCAAGACTGGAATGGTACGCGAAGTCATCGTCTGCTCCAGGATTCGGAAGTTGGCCTTCGGATTTATGACCTACAAAGGACCTCGATGTGTTGAAGCTGCTGCCACCATGATG GCCGTCACAAAGGAGGCCAAGTTGATGCGTGAGTTGCTGAAGAACAAGTGTGAGGAAAGTATTGGTCCATTTTCATGGAGCGTCTTTGTCAGGGAACGAACCTTTGATGCCATGTTCAGAATATCGAAGGAATGTTCTGTTGTGGAAGAGTCCACGGG GGGCAACACTGCTTCTAAATTGATATATGATGAATCTTTTGACAAGAATCCTTCCAAGAAGGAACTAGTTAATAAGGATAACCTGCTGCAAAGGAACAAGATGAACCAAAATACCAAG AGACAAGATTTGCTCTAA
- the LOC136491939 gene encoding NAP1-related protein 1-like produces MRTAEEKGKKARTDDAEEDGGQPIDRALLLSIEKLQEIQDQIEKVNEEASNKVLEVEQKYNEIRRPVYVRRNEMIQKIPDFWLTAFLSHPMLGDLLTEDDQQGTFI; encoded by the exons ATGCGGACCGCCGAAGAGAAGGGCAAGAAGGCGAGGACCGACGACGCTGAGGAGGACGGGGGACAGCCCATCGACCGCGCCCTCCTCCTCTCCATCGAGAAGCTCCAGGAGATCCAGGACCAGATCGAGAAG GTTAATGAGGAAGCAAGCAATAAAGTATTGGAGGTGGAACAGAAATACAATGAAATTCGCAGACCAGTTTATGTTCGACGTAATGAAATGATCCAGAAGATTCCAGACTTCTGGCTAACAGCG TTTCTCAGCCATCCTATGCTTGGCGATCTTCTAACTGAGGATGATCAACAGGGTACCTTTATTTGA
- the LOC136490713 gene encoding ATP-dependent RNA helicase SUV3L, mitochondrial-like yields MVAATAIAAALLRRSTSTTHHRLILPLLSHLHRPLPQPPSPWLPPQHCFFSTGDAAGDPTQKPPPSLDPKQLWRELSASDSAAGSSRLPKATWDAVVGLVRDFAKSPAMSDQALALYVPSSAFPSYARRFRAFLLPRLSRESAAHLLSLPAEDAHELLLPAFAEFCVSNFADELRQHRSVMAAADLTAPHTWYPFARAMRRRIVYHCGPTNSGKTHNALTRFAAAKSGVYCSPLRLLAMEIFDKVNALGVYCSLRTGQEVKEVPFANHVACTIEMVSTEELYEVAVVDEIQMMADPVRGFAWTRAVLGLKADEIHLCGDPSVLKLVRKICAYTGDDLVVHQYERFKPLVVEAKTLLGDLKNIRSGDCVVAFSRKEIFEVKLAIEKFTKHKCCVIYGALPPETRREQAKLFNEQDNEYDVLVASDAVGMGLNLNIRRVVFYSLAKYNGERMVPVPASQVKQIAGRAGRRGSVYPDGLTTTFLKDDLDYLIQCLQQPFEEAHKVGLFPCFEQVEKFASQFPDLAFNDLLDKFRDTCRMDKTYFMCQQDGIKKVANMLERVQGLSLKDRYNFCFAPVNIRDPKAMYHLLRFATNYCQSRRVSIAMGVPRGSARNDAELLDLETKHQVLSMYLWLSHHFEEDNFPHVEQAENMAINIADLLGKSLAKACWKPESRQQARGRREDKDEYKEEQASNDSAKDVSTDGYERPRALAKTTVRKWQDKVNLVLP; encoded by the exons AtggtcgccgccaccgccattgccGCGGCGCTTCTccgtcgctccacctccaccacgcACCACCGGCTCAtactccctctcctctctcacctccacCGCCCCTTGCCGCAACCCCCGTCTCCATGGCTCCCACCCCAGCACTGCTTCTTCTCCACCGGCGACGCAGCCGGCGATCCCACCCAGAAACCGCCGCCGTCTCTTGACCCGAAGCAGCTATGGCGCGAGCTATCCGCCTCGGACTCCGCCGCTGGCTCCTCCCGCCTGCCGAAGGCCACGTGGGACGCCGTGGTGGGCCTCGTCCGCGACTTCGCCAAAAGTCCGGCCATGTCCGACCAGGCGCTCGCGCTCTACGTTCCCTCATCCGCCTTCCCCTCCTACGCCCGCCGCTTCCGCGCGTTCCTCCTCCCGCGGCTCTCCCGGGAGTCCGCGGCGCACCTCCTCTCGCTCCCTGCGGAGGACGCGCACGAGCTCCTCCTCCCGGCCTTCGCGGAGTTCTGCGTCTCCAACTTCGCGGACGAGCTGAGGCAGCACAGGTCGGTCATGGCCGCGGCCGACCTCACGGCGCCGCACACCTGGTACCCCTTCGCGCGCGCCATGCGCCGCCGTATCGTGTACCACTGCGGGCCCACCAACAGCGGCAAGACGCACAACGCGCTCACCCGCTTCGCCGCAGCCAAGTCTGGGGTCTACTGCAGCCCGCTCCGTCTCCTCGCCATGGAGATCTTCGACAAGGTTAATGCCCTCGGTGTCTACTGCAGCCTGCGCACTGGACAGGAGGTTAAGGAAGTGCCTTTCGCCAACCATGTCGCCTGTACCATTGAAATGGTGTCCACTGAGGAGCTCTATGAAGTCGCCGTGGTTGATGAGATACAGATGATGGCTGACCCTGTCAGGGGCTTTGCATGGACGCGCGCTGTGCTTGGGCTCAAGGCAGATGAGATACACCTCTGCGGTGACCCTAGCGTGCTCAAGCTTGTCCGGAAGATTTGTGCATATACTGGGGATGATTTGGTGGTGCATCAATATGAGCGATTCAAGCCTCTTGTTGTTGAGGCAAAGACGCTTCTTGGGGACCTCAAGAATATCCGCTCTGGTGACTGCGTTGTTGCTTTCTCACGCAAGGAGATATTCGAGGTGAAGCTGGCAATTGAGAAGTTTACAAAGCACAAGTGTTGTGTTATTTACGGAGCTCTGCCACCAGAGACACGGCGAGAACAAGCAAAGCTGTTCAATGAGCAGGATAATGAGTATGATGTGCTTGTAGCAAGTGATGCAGTTGGTATGGGGCTGAACCTTAACATTAGGAGGGTTGTGTTCTATAGCTTGGCCAAATACAATGGGGAAAGAATGGTACCAGTTCCTGCTTCACAGGTAAAGCAGATTGCTGGTCGTGCTGGTCGGAGGGGCAGTGTTTACCCAGATGGACTCACAACAACTTTCTTGAAGGATGATTTAGATTATTTGATTCAGTGCCTGCAGCAGCCATTTGAGGAGGCACATAAAGTTGGTCTTTTTCCTTGCTTTGAGCAAGTGGAAAAGTTTGCCAGCCAATTCCCTGACCTTGCTTTCAATGATCTGTTGGATAAATTCCGTGATACTTGCCGCATGGATAAGACATACTTCATGTGCCAGCAGGACGGTATCAAGAAGGTTGCTAATATGCTTGAGAGGGTGCAGGGGCTATCCCTCAAGGATCGCTACAATTTTTGCTTTGCTCCAGTAAATATAAGGGATCCAAAAGCCATGTACCATCTTCTAAGATTTGCCACTAACTATTGCCAAAGCCGTCGTGTTAGCATCGCAATGGGAGTGCCAAGGGGTTCTGCAAGAAATGACGCTGAGCTTCTGGACCTTGAGACAAAACATCAGGTCCTATCAATGTATCTATGGTTGTCACATCATTTTGAGGAAGATAACTTCCCTCATGTGGAGCAAGCTGAGAACATGGCAATAAATATTGCTGATTTACTTGGCAAGTCACTTGCTAAAGCATGCTGGAAGCCTGAATCAAGACAGCAAGCTAGGGGGCGACGAGAAGACAAGGATGAGTACAAGGAGGAACAGGCATCAAATGACAGTGCAAAAGATGTTTCTACAGATGGTTATGAACGGCCAAGAGCCCTTGCTAAAACAACCGTAAG GAAATGGCAAGATAAGGTCAACCTTGTCCTTCCTTGA
- the LOC136490714 gene encoding protease Do-like 8, chloroplastic, with translation MQCLPCGPSTNAPAAHAAARSVSRRRVVVEGVASATHDTDDSEEAPPRSMRTTCDLGAMSSKALLLVSKRKLIGLSAFCLSLYSSRYFPALALGDTSVKIEDVTPKIFPSGPLFPTEKRIAELFETNTYSVVNIFDATLRPQLNVTGVVEIPEGNGSGVVWDDSGHIVTNYHVVGSALSKNPKPGDVVARVNILAAEGIQKNFEGKLVGADRAKDLAVLKVDAPTDLLKPINVGQSSALRVGQQCLAIGNPFGFDHTLTVGVISGLNRDIFSQAGVTIGGGIQTDAAINPGNSGGPLLDSKGHMIGINTAIFTQTGTSAGVGFAIPSSTVLKITPQLIQFGKVRRAGLNVDFAPDPIAYQLNVRNGALILKVPRGSAAAKAGLAPTGRGFAGNIVLGDIIVAVDGKPVKGKSDLLRVLDDYGVGDQVTLTIRRGSETLEATLPLEEANV, from the exons ATGCAGTGCCTACCCTGCGGACCGTCCACCAACGCTCCCGCTGCGCATGCCGCGGCCAGGAGCGTCAGCCGCCGGAGGGTTGTCGTCGAGGGCGTCGCCTCGGCAACCCACGACACTGACGACAGCGAGGAAGCGCCTCCAAG GTCAATGAGGACAACATGTGATCTTGGTGCAATGTCAAGCAAAGCCTTATTGCTTGTGTCAAAGAGGAAGCTTATTGGTTTGTCAGCCTTTTGTCTTAGCTTATATTCTTCAAGGTACTTTCCAG CACTTGCTTTGGGTGATACATCTGTCAAAATCGAGGATGTGACTCCCAAGATTTTTCCATCTGGGCCATTATTTCCAACTGAG AAACGGATCGCAGAACTATTCGAAACAAATACTTACTCAGTCGTCAACATTTTTGATGCAACACTACGGCCACAGCTTAATGTTACTGGTGTTGTGGAG ATCCCTGAAGGAAATGGTTCTGGTGTAGTGTGGGATGATTCTGGACATATTGTTACAAATTATCATG TTGTTGGCAGTGCTCTTTCAAAAAATCCGAAGCCTGGTGATGTTGTTGCACGTGTCAACATTCTTGCTGCCGAAGG GATACAGAAAAATTTTGAAGGCAAATTGGTTGGTGCAGATCGTGCTAAAGATCTTGCTGTTCTTAAG GTTGATGCTCCTACAGATCTCTTGAAGCCAATTAATGTGGGACAATCCTCGGCCCTAAGAGTTGGTCAGCAATGCTTAGCAATTGGAAATCCTTTTGGTTTTGACCATACTCTAACTGTCGGTGTTATCAGTGGTTTAAATCGAGATATTTTCAGTCAGGCTGGGGTGACAATTGGAGGTGGAATTCAAACAGATGCAGCTATTAACCCTGGTAACAG TGGTGGTCCTTTGCTTGACTCAAAGGGGCATATGATTGGTATTAATACAGCAATTTTCACACAGACTG GAACATCTGCTGGTGTTGGCTTTGCTATCCCATCATCAACTGTACTTAAAATCACTCCTCAGTTAATTCAGTTCGGAAAA GTTCGTCGTGCTGGCTTGAATGTGGACTTTGCTCCAGATCCAATTGCATATCAGCTTAATGTTCGCAACGGAGCTCTTATACTTAAG GTACCTCGGGGCAGTGCTGCAGCCAAAGCAGGTCTTGCTCCGACCGGCAGGGGTTTCGCTGGTAATATTGTTCTCGGTGATATCATCGTTGCCGTGGATGGCAAACCT GTTAAGGGCAAATCTGACCTGCTGAGGGTTCTGGATGACTATGGCGTCGGGgatcaggtgaccttgacaaTCCGGCGAGGCTCTGAAACCCTTGAGGCAACCTTGCCTTTGGAAGAGGCAAACGTCTGA
- the LOC136491144 gene encoding uncharacterized protein, whose translation MRLVGFALVAAALVLAVLLSSTPEVSAVRVPAAPLADQTSSSRRGASSSSPADEQPNKAAGDNAAPGADASSARLDASSWKAAASFGGSSSPPSTVFDPDRMSKRRVRRGSDPIHNKC comes from the coding sequence ATGAGACTCGTCGGCTTCGCGCTGGTGGCGGCGGCTCTTGTCCTCGCTGTTCTTCTGAGCTCCACCCCCGAGGTTTCTGCCGTCAGAGTCCCGGCGGCCCCTCTCGCGGACCAGACGAGCAGCAGCCGGCGTGGCGCCTCGTCATCATCACCGGCCGACGAGCAACCAAACAAAGCGGCGGGCGATAACGCCGCCCCCGGCGCCGATGCAAGCAGCGCCAGGCTCGACGCGTCCAGCTGGAAGGCCGCCGCGTCGTTCGGCGGCTCCTCCTCCCCTCCGTCGACGGTGTTCGACCCCGACAGGATGAGCAAGCGCCGCGTCCGGAGAGGCTCCGACCCCATACACAACAAGTGCTGA